A stretch of the Amycolatopsis sp. BJA-103 genome encodes the following:
- a CDS encoding TetR/AcrR family transcriptional regulator — protein MPRPKGFDPTEVLDAAVGTFWRKGYAATSAQDLVDGTGLGRGSLYHTFSSKQQLFKESLRRYEETSATRVEEMLAAPGTIRERVRRVLTDVVDDELDSSAGHRGCLAVNAALELGGIDDEITARVRHNFERVENAFHVEFAAARQEGEIGANQDPRALARFTLAAMYGLRVLGKTADRQALTQVVETTIQAF, from the coding sequence ATGCCCCGTCCGAAGGGATTCGATCCCACCGAAGTGCTCGACGCGGCCGTCGGCACGTTCTGGCGCAAGGGCTACGCGGCCACGTCGGCGCAGGACCTGGTCGACGGCACCGGCCTCGGGCGCGGCAGCCTGTATCACACGTTTTCGAGCAAGCAGCAGCTTTTCAAGGAGTCGCTGCGCCGCTACGAGGAAACCTCCGCCACGCGGGTGGAGGAGATGCTGGCCGCGCCGGGCACCATCCGCGAGCGGGTCAGGCGGGTCCTGACCGACGTCGTCGACGACGAGCTGGACTCCTCGGCCGGGCACCGCGGTTGCCTCGCCGTCAACGCCGCCCTGGAACTCGGCGGGATCGACGACGAGATCACCGCCCGCGTCCGCCACAACTTCGAGCGGGTGGAGAACGCGTTCCACGTCGAGTTCGCCGCCGCGCGGCAGGAGGGCGAGATCGGCGCGAACCAGGATCCGCGAGCGCTGGCGCGGTTCACCCTCGCCGCGATGTACGGCCTGCGGGTGCTGGGCAAGACCGCGGACCGGCAGGCGCTCACCCAAGTAGTCGAAACCACCATCCAGGCGTTCTGA
- a CDS encoding SRPBCC family protein: protein MRLDHAFTVPAPVDEVWKAVVDPERVAPCMPGATVTEVDGDAFKGTVKVKLGPISLLYKGAGHFVEKDADARKVVIKASGKDARGAGTASAMVTLTLSEKDGVTHGAVSTELAVTGKPAQFGRGMISEVGGKILDSFADCLSGKLGTTAAPEPEKPETPERPPLKAVKPVAEGEAIDLMEYAGESVVKRVAPVLVALAGVLLIVAIVRASKR, encoded by the coding sequence GTGCGGCTCGACCACGCATTCACCGTTCCCGCCCCGGTCGACGAGGTCTGGAAGGCCGTCGTCGACCCGGAACGGGTGGCGCCGTGCATGCCCGGCGCCACCGTCACCGAAGTCGACGGGGACGCCTTCAAAGGCACGGTGAAGGTCAAGCTCGGGCCGATCTCCCTGCTCTACAAGGGAGCCGGCCATTTCGTCGAGAAGGACGCCGACGCGAGGAAAGTGGTGATCAAGGCGTCCGGCAAGGACGCCCGGGGGGCGGGTACGGCGTCGGCGATGGTGACGCTCACCCTCTCCGAGAAGGACGGCGTCACTCATGGCGCCGTCTCCACGGAGCTGGCGGTCACCGGCAAACCGGCGCAGTTCGGGCGCGGGATGATCTCCGAGGTCGGCGGCAAGATCCTCGACTCGTTCGCGGACTGCCTGTCCGGCAAGCTCGGCACGACGGCCGCACCCGAGCCCGAAAAGCCCGAAACCCCGGAGCGTCCACCGTTGAAGGCGGTGAAACCGGTGGCGGAGGGCGAGGCCATCGACCTGATGGAGTACGCGGGCGAGTCCGTGGTCAAACGGGTGGCGCCGGTGCTGGTCGCGCTCGCCGGGGTGCTCCTGATCGTCGCGATCGTCCGCGCCTCGAAGCGCTGA
- a CDS encoding amino acid adenylation domain-containing protein produces the protein MPSTDNVTPLHRVRSGTCLPDLLGHWSRTQPDAIAVVDGDRELTFRLLEEASRELAGHLTGLGIGANDPVGLYVEPSADLMTGAWGILAAGAAYLPLSPEYPEDRLRYMLEDSRTGVVVTQPHLAGRLAGLVPAGTRIVSVADVRGETGEVPPGPRPDSLAYVIYTSGSTGRPKGVMIEHHSVVSQMRWLQACGHLGTDVTVLQKTPMSFDAAQWEILAPAAGARVVMSEPGGFRDPEALIDTVVKHDVTTLQCVPTLLQALLDTERFATCTTLRKLFSGGEALSRQLAKELSRELPSARLVNLYGPTECTINATAHLVDPDTIDESAGMISIGVPVDNTQCYVLDTELAPVDIGETGELYIGGVQLARGYLNRPEQTRERFVPNPFVPTERLYRTGDLAYWNPDGTIQFVGRADNQVKLRGYRVELDEIAVAIEEHTWVRRAAAVVTDDARTGSQALVACVELNPREAAVMDQGNHGGHHQSKASKLQVKAQLSNPGVRDVAGLPAVALPGKQETASQRREVFARKTYRYYEGGAVTRDDLAALLTPGQVSTLSREPGELAFAELGELLRWFGRFQSDERLLPKYSYASPGALYATQLYLETSGLDGLGSGIYYYHPIDHALIRIGECAGTGHSVHFLGRTGAIEPVYKNNIREVLEFEAGHMVGVFEEILPGYGLAISPSAFDPEVALHLGAAADDHYLGTFSLHANDGEPRRDDTELFVQAHPDRVEGLPAGTYRWRDGDFERISGKLIEAKHVIAINQQVYERAGFGITAVSRTADGWLEYLGLGAKLHRLQRNGSALGLMSSGYSSKSGNPLPAARRIDDILAGQGIAPGPSYFFVGGKVSPEQMSSEGMREDAVHMKGPAEMIRDELANILPDYMIPNRVLVLDELPLTANGKVDARALAETDAVRSSSGDTPYVAPSTGHERWLAEAWGKALKYDDVSVRDDFFAAGGNSLTAVSLVNRINREYGTRLPLQVVFECPKLADLAARIGEDSTRPSSRLVPLVTGGGDPVFCWPGLGGYPMNLRSLATEIGLGRSFYGVQAHGINADETPYATVEEMAKADVAEIRRVQPEGPYTLWGYSFGARVAFETAWQLERQGQRVTELLLICPGNPEVEGGGEKVASYTNPAYLTILLSVFIGSISGPEPLACRETVRDEDGFVTFVAKLLPGLGEQLIRRIVRVVEETYEFDYSFRELARRRIMAPVTLFKADGDDYSFVENSSGYSATPPEVVTLEGDHYSVLKESGVGELVSAIRAGKGR, from the coding sequence ATGCCGTCGACCGACAACGTCACGCCGCTTCATCGCGTCCGTTCCGGTACCTGCCTTCCTGATCTGCTCGGGCACTGGTCGAGGACACAGCCGGACGCCATCGCCGTCGTCGACGGAGATCGGGAACTGACCTTTCGCCTGCTCGAAGAAGCGAGCAGGGAACTCGCCGGGCACCTCACGGGACTGGGGATCGGCGCGAACGATCCCGTCGGCCTCTACGTCGAGCCTTCCGCGGACCTGATGACCGGCGCGTGGGGCATCCTCGCGGCGGGTGCCGCCTATCTGCCGTTGTCCCCGGAATACCCGGAAGACCGGCTGCGGTACATGCTCGAAGACAGCCGCACCGGCGTCGTCGTCACGCAGCCGCACCTCGCCGGACGGCTCGCCGGGCTGGTGCCCGCCGGGACGCGGATCGTGTCCGTGGCCGACGTCCGCGGCGAGACCGGCGAGGTCCCGCCAGGGCCCCGGCCGGACTCGCTCGCCTACGTCATCTACACCTCCGGCAGCACCGGCAGGCCGAAGGGCGTGATGATCGAACACCACAGCGTCGTGTCGCAGATGCGCTGGCTGCAGGCTTGCGGACACCTGGGCACGGACGTCACGGTGCTGCAGAAGACGCCGATGAGCTTCGACGCCGCGCAGTGGGAGATCCTGGCGCCCGCCGCGGGCGCCCGCGTGGTGATGAGCGAGCCGGGCGGTTTCCGCGATCCCGAAGCGCTGATCGACACGGTGGTGAAGCACGACGTCACCACTCTGCAGTGCGTTCCGACGCTGCTGCAGGCGTTGCTCGACACGGAACGCTTCGCGACCTGCACCACGCTGCGGAAGCTGTTCTCCGGCGGTGAGGCGCTTTCGCGGCAGCTGGCCAAGGAACTCAGCCGTGAACTGCCGTCGGCGCGGCTGGTCAACCTCTACGGGCCGACCGAATGCACGATCAACGCGACCGCCCACCTCGTCGACCCGGACACGATCGACGAGAGCGCCGGGATGATCTCGATCGGCGTGCCCGTCGACAACACCCAGTGCTACGTGCTCGACACCGAACTCGCCCCGGTCGACATCGGGGAGACGGGCGAGCTGTACATCGGCGGTGTCCAGCTGGCCCGCGGTTACCTGAACCGGCCGGAGCAGACGCGCGAGCGGTTCGTGCCGAACCCGTTCGTGCCGACCGAACGGCTGTACCGCACCGGTGACCTCGCCTACTGGAACCCCGACGGCACGATCCAGTTCGTCGGCCGCGCCGACAACCAGGTCAAACTGCGCGGCTACCGCGTCGAGCTGGACGAGATCGCGGTGGCGATCGAGGAGCACACGTGGGTGCGCCGGGCCGCGGCGGTGGTGACCGACGACGCGCGGACCGGTTCCCAGGCGCTCGTCGCGTGTGTGGAACTGAATCCGCGCGAAGCCGCGGTGATGGACCAGGGCAACCATGGCGGGCACCACCAGTCCAAGGCCAGCAAGCTGCAGGTCAAGGCGCAGCTGTCGAATCCCGGCGTCCGTGACGTCGCGGGCCTTCCGGCCGTCGCGCTGCCTGGCAAGCAGGAGACCGCCTCACAGCGGCGGGAAGTCTTCGCCCGCAAGACCTATCGCTACTACGAGGGTGGCGCCGTCACTCGCGACGATCTCGCCGCGCTCCTGACGCCGGGCCAGGTCAGCACGCTTTCCCGCGAACCCGGTGAGCTCGCGTTCGCCGAACTGGGTGAGCTGCTGCGGTGGTTCGGCCGCTTCCAAAGCGACGAACGGTTGCTGCCGAAGTACTCCTACGCCTCGCCGGGCGCGCTGTACGCGACGCAGTTGTACCTGGAGACCAGCGGTCTCGACGGGCTCGGCTCCGGCATTTACTACTACCACCCGATCGACCACGCGCTGATCAGGATCGGCGAGTGCGCGGGAACCGGGCATTCGGTGCACTTCCTCGGCCGCACCGGGGCCATCGAACCGGTCTACAAGAACAACATCCGCGAGGTCCTCGAATTCGAAGCCGGTCACATGGTCGGGGTGTTCGAGGAGATCCTGCCCGGGTACGGCCTCGCGATCAGCCCGTCGGCGTTCGACCCCGAGGTGGCCCTCCACCTCGGTGCCGCCGCCGACGACCACTACCTCGGCACGTTCTCCTTGCACGCCAACGACGGAGAACCGCGGCGGGACGACACCGAACTGTTCGTGCAAGCCCATCCGGACCGGGTCGAAGGCCTGCCCGCCGGTACCTATCGCTGGCGGGACGGGGACTTCGAGCGGATCTCCGGCAAACTGATCGAAGCCAAGCACGTGATCGCGATCAACCAGCAGGTGTACGAACGCGCGGGCTTCGGCATCACCGCGGTCAGCCGCACCGCCGACGGGTGGCTCGAGTACCTCGGCCTCGGCGCGAAGCTGCATCGCCTGCAGCGCAACGGTTCGGCGCTCGGTCTCATGTCCTCGGGCTACAGCTCGAAGAGCGGCAATCCGCTGCCGGCCGCCCGGCGGATCGACGACATCCTCGCCGGGCAGGGGATCGCCCCCGGTCCGTCGTACTTCTTCGTCGGCGGCAAGGTGAGCCCGGAGCAGATGAGCAGCGAAGGGATGCGCGAAGACGCCGTGCACATGAAGGGGCCGGCGGAGATGATCCGGGACGAGCTCGCGAACATCCTGCCCGACTACATGATCCCCAACCGGGTGCTGGTGCTGGACGAGTTGCCGTTGACCGCCAACGGAAAGGTCGATGCCAGGGCGCTGGCGGAGACCGACGCCGTCCGGTCCTCGAGTGGTGACACGCCGTACGTCGCCCCCTCGACGGGTCACGAACGGTGGCTGGCCGAGGCGTGGGGCAAGGCGCTCAAGTACGACGACGTCTCGGTCCGGGACGACTTCTTCGCCGCCGGCGGCAACTCGCTGACCGCCGTCTCCCTGGTGAACCGGATCAATCGCGAATACGGCACGCGGCTGCCGCTGCAGGTCGTCTTCGAGTGCCCGAAGCTGGCCGACCTGGCCGCCCGGATCGGCGAGGACTCCACCCGGCCGTCGTCGCGGCTGGTCCCCTTGGTGACCGGTGGTGGCGATCCGGTGTTCTGCTGGCCGGGACTCGGCGGCTATCCGATGAATCTCCGGTCGCTGGCCACGGAAATCGGCCTGGGGCGGTCGTTCTACGGGGTGCAAGCGCACGGCATCAACGCGGACGAGACGCCTTACGCCACCGTCGAGGAGATGGCGAAGGCCGACGTCGCCGAGATCCGGCGCGTCCAGCCGGAGGGGCCGTACACGCTGTGGGGCTACTCGTTCGGCGCGCGGGTCGCCTTCGAAACGGCGTGGCAGCTGGAGCGGCAGGGACAGCGGGTGACCGAACTGCTGCTGATCTGCCCGGGGAACCCCGAGGTCGAAGGCGGCGGGGAAAAGGTGGCCAGCTACACGAACCCGGCTTACCTGACGATCCTGCTGTCGGTCTTCATCGGGTCGATCTCCGGACCGGAACCGCTGGCCTGCCGGGAAACCGTCCGTGACGAGGACGGATTCGTGACCTTCGTGGCAAAGCTGCTGCCCGGCCTCGGCGAACAGCTGATCCGGCGGATCGTCCGCGTCGTCGAGGAGACCTACGAGTTCGACTACAGCTTCCGCGAACTCGCGCGGCGGCGGATCATGGCTCCGGTGACCCTCTTCAAGGCCGACGGCGACGACTACTCGTTCGTCGAGAACAGTTCCGGATATTCGGCCACGCCGCCGGAGGTGGTCACGCTCGAAGGCGACCATTACAGCGTCCTCAAGGAAAGCGGGGTCGGCGAACTGGTGTCGGCGATCCGTGCCGGGAAGGGGCGCTGA
- a CDS encoding NAD(P)-binding domain-containing protein, whose product MKADHEVDVAVIGAGQAGLSAAYHLRRAGFANEAGFVVLDHGKRPGGAWQYRWPSLLVEKVHGIYDLPGMAFGTPDPKLPAADVVSEYFGRFERTYDLPVHRPVDVLSVSSEEDRLVVASATETWAARAVISATGTWDRPFWPYYPGQETFLGRQVHTADYTGVGDFRGKRVVVVGGGASAVQLLLEIAPFARSTRWVTRRPPVWRDEPFSEDWGREAVAKVDRRVREGLPPESVVSVTDLAVTPEVRAGREAGILDPHPMFERITPDGVVWADGTAEPADVILWATGFRAAIDHLAPLRLRGPGGGIRMDGTRVVAEPRLHLVGYGPSASTVGANRAGRTAVTEIRRLLGG is encoded by the coding sequence ATGAAGGCGGATCACGAAGTCGACGTGGCGGTGATCGGGGCGGGCCAGGCCGGGCTGTCGGCGGCATATCACCTGCGCCGCGCGGGATTCGCCAACGAGGCGGGTTTCGTCGTGCTCGACCACGGCAAACGGCCTGGCGGCGCGTGGCAGTACCGCTGGCCTTCGCTGCTCGTGGAGAAGGTCCACGGCATCTACGACCTCCCCGGGATGGCCTTCGGCACCCCGGACCCGAAACTGCCCGCCGCCGACGTCGTCTCCGAGTACTTCGGCCGCTTCGAGCGCACCTACGACCTTCCGGTCCATCGCCCTGTCGACGTCCTGTCGGTGAGCAGTGAGGAAGACCGCCTGGTCGTCGCGAGCGCGACGGAAACCTGGGCCGCCCGCGCGGTGATCAGCGCGACCGGCACCTGGGACCGGCCGTTCTGGCCGTACTACCCGGGGCAGGAGACCTTCCTCGGCCGTCAGGTGCACACCGCCGACTACACCGGCGTCGGCGACTTCCGCGGCAAGCGCGTCGTCGTGGTCGGCGGTGGAGCGTCGGCCGTCCAGCTGCTGCTGGAGATCGCGCCGTTCGCGCGGTCGACGCGCTGGGTGACCCGGCGTCCGCCGGTCTGGCGCGACGAGCCGTTCAGCGAGGACTGGGGCCGCGAGGCCGTCGCCAAGGTCGACAGGCGGGTCCGGGAAGGGCTGCCGCCGGAAAGCGTCGTCAGCGTGACCGATCTGGCGGTGACGCCCGAGGTACGGGCGGGACGGGAAGCGGGGATCCTCGACCCGCACCCGATGTTCGAGCGGATCACCCCGGACGGCGTGGTGTGGGCGGACGGCACCGCCGAGCCCGCCGACGTCATCCTGTGGGCCACCGGTTTCCGGGCCGCCATCGACCATCTCGCGCCGCTGCGCCTGCGCGGGCCTGGCGGCGGGATCCGGATGGACGGCACCAGGGTCGTCGCCGAACCGCGCCTGCACCTGGTCGGCTACGGCCCCTCCGCCAGCACCGTCGGCGCGAACCGGGCGGGCCGCACGGCCGTCACCGAGATCCGGCGCCTGCTCGGAGGCTGA
- a CDS encoding alpha/beta fold hydrolase, with amino-acid sequence MIPTFVFVHGSGSAAHAWSATQREMASHGHRTLAVDLPGRGAGITRAYHEQDLETFAAEPSVMSDLTLDDFTGVVVDAVQRVRHHGPVVLVAHSFGGLPVTAAANAIPELIDRIVYVAAQCPVDRAPGEYAVLPAWASAGFFTAIAPLLLGDPVEQGFVRVNWRGADRGRRAALRDAVAAELTEDEFLQVIVTSQPDEVFWLTGPEWDVRADKDSWGRIPRTFVKLTRDHSLPLAVQDLYIAEGDALTPDNPFDVRELASSHAGFFRKPAGLAGILDDLSLRAGAGSR; translated from the coding sequence ATGATTCCGACTTTCGTCTTCGTGCACGGTTCCGGAAGCGCGGCGCACGCCTGGTCGGCGACCCAGCGGGAAATGGCTTCGCACGGCCATCGGACCCTCGCCGTCGATCTCCCCGGCCGGGGAGCGGGGATCACCCGGGCCTACCACGAACAGGACCTCGAAACCTTCGCGGCCGAACCGTCGGTGATGAGCGACCTGACCCTGGACGACTTCACCGGGGTGGTCGTCGACGCCGTCCAGCGGGTGCGCCACCACGGCCCGGTCGTCCTGGTGGCGCACAGCTTCGGCGGGCTCCCGGTCACCGCCGCCGCCAACGCGATCCCCGAACTGATCGACCGGATCGTCTACGTCGCCGCCCAGTGCCCGGTCGACCGCGCCCCCGGGGAGTACGCGGTGCTGCCCGCATGGGCGTCCGCCGGGTTCTTCACCGCCATCGCCCCACTGCTCCTCGGAGATCCGGTGGAGCAGGGCTTCGTCCGGGTCAACTGGCGGGGCGCCGACCGCGGGCGACGCGCCGCACTTCGCGACGCCGTCGCCGCCGAACTCACCGAGGACGAATTCCTCCAGGTGATCGTCACGAGCCAGCCGGACGAGGTGTTCTGGCTGACCGGCCCCGAGTGGGACGTCCGTGCCGACAAGGATTCCTGGGGCCGGATCCCGCGTACGTTCGTCAAGCTGACCAGGGACCATTCGTTACCGCTCGCCGTCCAGGACCTCTACATCGCCGAGGGCGACGCGCTCACCCCGGACAACCCGTTCGACGTCCGCGAACTCGCGAGCAGTCACGCCGGTTTCTTCCGGAAGCCCGCCGGGCTGGCCGGGATCCTCGACGACCTCAGCCTCCGAGCAGGCGCCGGATCTCGGTGA
- a CDS encoding maleate cis-trans isomerase family protein, translating into MTDSLGPRLKVGVVVPSTNTSAQPELDAMRPDGVTNHTGRMVIADDPMVDAPGFDRVMRGIRTSTHPAIESVTGCDPDCVIIGVSPESYWKGPGSHGRVLDTMREAAGGRPVTMSPDAINAALSAYDARRIAVITPYLPVGDDPVSRFFSGSGYDLLRLHGLGRSSPARISHVSEAELRDAVKTIDSADVEAIVQVGTNVAMARLAAAAEFWLGKPVISNNTVLYWYALRQNGIADSVRGFGSLLSAH; encoded by the coding sequence GTGACTGACTCTCTCGGTCCCCGCCTCAAGGTCGGCGTCGTCGTCCCGTCCACCAACACCTCGGCCCAGCCGGAACTGGACGCGATGCGACCCGACGGCGTCACCAACCACACCGGACGGATGGTCATCGCCGACGATCCGATGGTCGACGCGCCCGGCTTCGACCGGGTGATGCGCGGTATCCGCACGTCGACCCACCCGGCGATCGAGAGTGTCACCGGCTGCGACCCCGATTGCGTGATCATCGGGGTCTCGCCGGAGAGTTACTGGAAGGGGCCGGGGTCGCACGGCCGCGTCCTCGACACGATGAGGGAGGCCGCGGGCGGGCGGCCGGTGACGATGAGCCCGGACGCGATCAACGCCGCGCTGTCGGCGTACGACGCCCGCCGGATCGCGGTCATCACGCCGTACCTGCCGGTGGGCGACGATCCGGTGAGCCGGTTCTTCTCCGGCAGTGGCTACGACCTGCTGAGGCTCCATGGCCTCGGCAGGTCGAGCCCGGCCAGGATCTCCCACGTCTCCGAGGCCGAACTCCGGGACGCGGTCAAGACGATCGACAGCGCCGACGTCGAAGCCATCGTCCAGGTCGGCACCAACGTCGCCATGGCACGCCTCGCCGCGGCCGCCGAGTTCTGGCTCGGCAAACCGGTCATCTCGAACAACACCGTCCTGTACTGGTACGCCCTGCGCCAGAACGGCATCGCCGACAGCGTGCGCGGATTCGGCTCCCTGCTGTCGGCGCACTGA
- a CDS encoding FAD binding domain-containing protein, whose protein sequence is MIPAPFDYVAPSTVDEAISALAEAGEDAKVLAGGQSLLPVLRMRLATPTTLIDLGKIGELRGVREDGDALVIGSMTTHYDVQRDTLIAEHAALLKAATDTVADPQIRHRGTFGGAIAHADPAGDLLAPVLALGCELVVAGPGGRRTIAAADFFQDMFTTALAADEILVEVRVPKHTGWHAHYEKFNRVAQAWSMVAVAACVRIEAGTIEEARVALTNMGSTPVRAAGVEAALVGCAATAEAIRGAAEHAAEGTNPTADGNSDVEYRQHLARVLTGRAVLAAAGS, encoded by the coding sequence GTGATCCCGGCTCCGTTCGACTACGTCGCTCCGTCCACAGTGGACGAAGCGATCAGCGCCCTCGCCGAAGCGGGCGAGGACGCCAAAGTGCTGGCAGGCGGGCAAAGCCTGCTGCCGGTCCTGCGGATGCGGCTGGCCACGCCGACCACGCTGATCGACCTCGGGAAGATCGGCGAACTGCGCGGCGTCCGCGAGGACGGCGACGCGCTGGTCATCGGTTCGATGACCACGCACTACGACGTCCAGCGGGACACGCTGATCGCCGAGCACGCCGCGTTGCTCAAGGCCGCCACCGACACGGTGGCCGATCCGCAGATCCGCCATCGCGGCACGTTCGGCGGAGCCATCGCGCACGCCGATCCGGCGGGCGACCTGCTGGCCCCCGTCCTCGCGCTCGGTTGCGAACTCGTCGTCGCCGGGCCGGGCGGGCGGCGGACGATCGCCGCGGCGGACTTCTTCCAGGACATGTTCACCACCGCGCTCGCCGCGGACGAGATCCTGGTCGAGGTCCGCGTGCCGAAGCACACCGGCTGGCACGCCCACTACGAGAAGTTCAACCGGGTCGCGCAGGCGTGGTCGATGGTCGCGGTCGCGGCCTGCGTCCGCATCGAGGCGGGCACCATCGAGGAGGCGCGGGTCGCGCTCACCAACATGGGCTCGACACCGGTGCGGGCGGCCGGGGTCGAAGCGGCGCTGGTCGGCTGTGCGGCCACCGCCGAGGCGATCCGCGGCGCGGCCGAACACGCGGCCGAAGGCACGAACCCGACGGCGGACGGCAACTCCGACGTCGAATACCGACAGCATCTCGCCAGGGTGCTGACCGGCCGGGCGGTCCTCGCCGCGGCAGGTTCTTGA
- a CDS encoding NAD(P)-dependent oxidoreductase: MTETVAVLGTGIIGAPVARNLSKAGFTVRAWNRTAAKAEALAGDGVQVAASAAEAVEGAPVVFTILTDGPAALEAIRAAAPAPGTIWVQLSTVGDAVDDLIAYADEQGLVFVDSPVQGTRQPAEQGQLIVLAAGADEVRETVQPLFDAIGKRTVWVGEDGRSGAASRLKLVLNTWVIALTHGVGEALALAEGLGVDPRHFVDVVTGGPMDNGYFQGKSAAILKNDYTTAFSVDNAAKDARLVLEAAGRAGVRMDVVEAGRARFARASEAGHGDEDMAAGYFASFDK, translated from the coding sequence ATGACGGAGACCGTCGCGGTGCTCGGCACCGGAATCATCGGCGCCCCGGTGGCCCGCAACCTGAGCAAGGCCGGATTCACCGTCCGGGCCTGGAACCGCACCGCGGCCAAGGCCGAAGCCCTGGCCGGGGACGGTGTCCAGGTCGCGGCGAGCGCCGCGGAAGCGGTCGAAGGCGCGCCTGTCGTCTTCACGATCCTCACCGACGGTCCGGCGGCGCTCGAGGCGATCCGCGCCGCCGCCCCCGCCCCCGGCACGATCTGGGTGCAGCTCAGCACCGTCGGCGACGCCGTCGACGACTTGATCGCCTACGCCGACGAGCAGGGCCTCGTCTTCGTCGACTCGCCGGTCCAGGGCACCCGTCAGCCCGCCGAACAGGGCCAGCTGATCGTGCTGGCCGCGGGCGCGGACGAGGTGCGCGAGACCGTCCAGCCGCTGTTCGACGCGATCGGCAAGCGCACGGTGTGGGTCGGCGAAGACGGCCGTTCCGGCGCGGCGAGCAGGCTCAAACTGGTGTTGAACACCTGGGTGATCGCGCTGACCCACGGTGTCGGCGAGGCGCTGGCGCTGGCCGAGGGGCTCGGCGTCGACCCGCGGCACTTCGTCGACGTCGTCACCGGCGGCCCGATGGACAACGGTTACTTCCAGGGCAAGTCCGCCGCGATCCTCAAGAACGACTACACCACCGCGTTTTCCGTCGACAACGCCGCGAAGGACGCCAGGCTGGTACTCGAAGCCGCGGGTCGCGCGGGGGTCCGGATGGACGTCGTCGAGGCCGGGCGGGCCCGCTTCGCCCGAGCTTCCGAAGCCGGGCATGGCGACGAGGACATGGCGGCCGGATACTTCGCCAGCTTCGACAAATAG